TTAATCTCTTCTATATTTTAAGAGATGAATGCAAGATTCAACCTCATGCTGTAGACCAGTGTTTTCCAGAGTGGGCTATAGCGCCCCCCTGGGGGCCCATGGAACAatccagtggtgtgtgtgtgtgtgtgtgtgtgtgtgtgtgtgctctgcaaaagcagatacctacgctTTATGCTGTGTGATGGGCTATGAGGCCAAACTTTTTAATGGCCAAGGGGGACttagagtgattttttttttcctgaaaagggggttGTAGaccaagtaagtttgggaacccaCTCTGGAGAGTGTCCCACTGCTCATTAGCATAACTGCTGCCACCCTGACCTCAGGGAGGTGAGGATTCATTACAGAGGACAATGAGCTCAGATGGAAAAATGGAGGATTATTACCCACGATCGAAGGGGCCCAAGGGGCGGTTGTGTCATTGGGggataaaattaaagagacatcagacaagataaggcatgcaAGTACTCACCTCCAGGACCGccgtgacttcaggagccagatccTCGCACAGAAAGCGAATATATTTCCAACCGAAGGCTTATATACACTCCAGGGGGCATGCAAGGCCCCCTAATTGCAGGCAACCACATACAACACAGGAAGGGATTATGTAATAGGCATACATGTAACAGGAGCGGGGAGAGCtgggggtgtacatgcaataggaaggggaggaactaggggcacacatgtgacaggaaggcatacaTGTAACCAGACAggtgggctctagagtcaagatggtagTGTAACCTTGGTTGGCatggagttggcttgaccttagatgTCGGCTCTCCTTTAGGGGGACCATCCATCATCCTGATCAGAAGggagagtgggccctacttagggtgggacagacaatagggtctgattgccttggatggctgacaaccttcaggcagataactttccagctgttgacctccaagtggttAGTCAGTGACCCCGTGTTTGCAATcagcaccttaaaattggcattattaAGGGGGGACATGGTGGGGAATAACTTCTACTGAGGAGAATGTGAGTGAGACAAGCGTGAAGGTTCCTCCACAGGGGAGCCTCGGCCTCGCACATACATACTCATGCAAATTCATACATACTCCTTAGTGCATGATTGCTGAGAGTTTGCCTGAATATACTCTCCTCCCAATTTTTAGTTTCCCACCAATTACATCGTCTGAGAACTATGGCCCAGCCCAGTGGACACATCTCTCGGGAAAGGCAAAGTCTCACCCATGAGAGTGGTCCATGTAGGTGCACAAGACCAACCCTCGACACAGACGTGATGTGAGGGGAAATGGCGCCCATAGGCTTTCTTGAAGCCAGGTGGCTGCAGACCTCCCATTTGTAAAGCAAAGCCAGCCCTGCAGAGCACAATCAAGTGGGGGCCAATGCTGCAAGAGGTGCCTGAACCTCGCTTCTTCACTGAACAGTTGTGAACCTTGATTGCGTTCCAGAACTTTCTTACCGCCCCACAAGGAAACCCATACCCAGTCAGCAATCAATCTCTGTTCCTCACTTCATCACTGTTTAGGGCTGaatttaggagctctggtggcgtataCCTGGCAGGAATCCCTGGACTGCCACCCACAgcattggcggttcaaacccacctgccactctgtgggagaaagatgaggcggcctGATCCTGAGTGATTTCCAGCCTCAGGAATCTTGCAAAGGCTCGTTACGTTTctgtgtcagaattgacccgCTGACCATGAAGAAGCCaggttcaggagccctggtggtgcagtgggagaaatattgggctgctaaccacgaagtcggcagttcaaacccgccagcctcttcaagggagagagacaaggctgtctgctcccgtaatgcTTTCCAGTCCTGGAAACACCTTGTAGGGTCACTCAGCCAAAATCGGCTGGGTGGCGGCAGTGTTTGTGTTTCTTTAAGTCGTTTTATTGAGAGGTAGTTCACCTGTCGTACACTTGCATAGTTCAatcgtatgaaagggttgtgtaaTCACTGCTCTGATCAGttctagagcattttcttccttcttgcactCATTATtagcccccacctccctccaactTCCCCCACCCCAGTATCCCCAAGAAGCCATTAATTCCGTTACTACCTCTCTAGATCCACCCAATGGCAATAGGTTTTaaggcagtgggtctcaaccttcctaataccacaaccctttaatacagttcctcatgttgtagcgacccccaaccataaggttatttccgttgctactccatcactgtcattttgctcctgttatggatCGTCCTGTGACtatctgctatgcaggatgtatttccattgttacaaatggaacatcatgaaagcatggtggttaatcacaaaacaatatgtcattatatattgtgaaatatttatttctaatgacaaataaatgaaatgttgtcttgaggcatggtgtagcatgggtaacagtgttcACGCCGGAGACtcgtaggtgggtgtatctgcatgtgggcggacctgcctggagacaataGAGGAGCagagtctcggttcctaagaccatcagaaatgtgtgttttccgatggctttaggcgacccttgtGCAAGGGTCAatccatccccaaaggggtcatggccgacaggttgagaaccgctgccctaggcaATTACCAATCCCACTACTGCCTCTATAGACCAACCCctcctggatttcacatgcagAAGACCACACAAAACAGACAGGAAGCAAGGGAACCAAAATCCACAACCATGACGAGACAAGACACAGAAAAGCCTCAAACAAAAAGAATGTAGAGAATATTAAGAACTGAAACAACTGTAGAATGGGTCAAAAGATCAGATGATAAAGCATTGCATGTTCACCTAACTAACCAACCAACCCTCATCAGCCATCGTTGGCCTGTCAGAGCTCTTGTCTGACAGCAAGGCCGTTCACCTCCCTGGAGTCTGGTCGAAGGGGACTCACCGGAGGTTAATCCATGTGTGGGCCCTGCACATGGCATCTGGTCTTCCAGTCAcccaaagccttctgcaaaccacgtGTCCCCAATTTAAGCGCTGATGCCATCCCCTCCtgcagatgaggattttattatttacaatccttggatcacagcagACGGGGGTGttccttccctgtggacttagttgacacccctTTTAAGTTCCCACTTGTTACTGTGATTCGGACAAGGGTCTACAGAGCGGAttcattttcattgttgttgttttgtttttcgtttTGTCTTTTTGGATCAAAAGTTTTGCAAACTGATTTTCCATTCAGGGATCCACACCCATTTTTGTTGTGTGACATGGTTCGCAAGCCCCACAACGTAACGGCACTGCATTCTTCCCACTTCCTGCCAGTGTTTcccacttccctcctcctcccctcctcccttgaCCTCCTGCAGAGTCCTTGGACAGAGGCGCCTCCCCCGGCAGGGTGTCTAAGGGACATAGTCTCaaaggttccaccagtctctttcAGTCCACTAACCTGGCCTTTTtggtttttaatgattttgagttgGCGTCGGGAGAGAGCTCTGACTGTATCGAGGGCCCTCTGttgtgacccctttcagagcaggtagctgggcaccacctagtttCTTGTGGTCTCAGAGTTGGGGAGTGCGCTTATCACTAGTTGTTCCCAATTTCTTCATTCCTCTCGCTCTGGCTGGGGAGGGACTAGCAGTTTGCTTTAGGTGTCCACTCACAGGCTTGTAAGACCCCCGTGGATTCTCACCCAGTTGGGTATAGAACAAGACCTGGAAGGGAAGTTCAGCCAAGGGGTTTGGCCCCTGGTTAGGGAGAGGTTGAGAGGGGAGGGAAGTTCAGGGAAGTCAGGTTTGAAGCTTGAAGTGACACCCAGGACTCCCGTTGTGCGGGGGCATCACGTGGAATCCAACTAAACAGCTTGGAGCCaaggccctgtgtgtgtgtgcacttacCACGACTGTTGTAACCTCATACATAGCAGCAGGCTTGGTGCCCTGGTACAAGCCACGCCCCGGCTCAGTTTCTcttgggggagtggggaaaggagaaGATGTTCCCCCAGGCAGGGACCCGGTGAGCtgtgcctccctccctgcttcaggACTCTACACCCACTGTTCCTAGGGAGCCTCAGAGACCAAAGAAACCCCCCGAACAACACAGCCGGCTCTGGGAAACATCTTGGCCTTTGCCTGAcggcctctctccccccaccgccCCTCAAGACATGGCGGTCGCCAGGGCCGGCCTGGGCCGAGTGCTCCCCAGCTCATCCATCCTGTTCCTGTGCGACATGCAGGAGAAGTTCCGCCACAGCATCGCCTACTTCCCTGAGATCGTCTCCGTGGCCGCCCGCATGCTCAAGgtacctcctccctcagaccaggagtcctgacccccagtccctcctcctccctcagaccaggagtcctgacccccagccctcctccctcagaccaggagtcctgaccccccagccctcctccctcagaccaggagtcctgacccccagcccctcttccccaagaccaggagtcctgacctccAGGCCCTCCGCCCTCAGATCTGGCCTTTGTCCCCTGCACAGGTGGCTCGGCTGCTTGAGGTGCCAGTAGTGTTGACCGAGCAGTATCCCCAGGGCCTGGGCCCCACGGTGCCGGAGCTGGGAGCCAATGGGATACGGCCACTGCCGAAGACCTGCTTCAGCATGGTGCCTGCTCTGCGGCAGGAGCTGGACGCCCGGGCCCAGCTGCGCTCTGTTCTCCTCTGTGGCATCGAGGCTCAGGCCTGCATCTTGGTGAGAGCCTGCCACCTGGCCCTGAGCCACTTCTCACTGGGGGACCCCTCAGAGTTGCCGGTCCCGACCCAGGATCTTTAACCTTCATAACCCTGCCCCAAGTGgtgctccccctccccatcctcacCCTGGACCTTCACCCTCTTGGGAACCTCGGCCCCTGCCCTGACTGGGACATCCCCTCCCTATCCTGACTGGGGAGGCCTGCCCTGATTCCGAgcctcccctccatccccatcttGGGTCCTTACTTCTGACCCGGAATCCACTACCCCTGACCCGATACCCTCTTCCCTGCCAGGCCTGTCTCTGACTTCCCTCTGCCCCTAGAACACAGCCCTGGACCTCCTGGACCGAGGCCTGCAGGTCCACGTGGTGGTGGACGCCTGCTCCTCCCGCAGGTGAGGGGTCCCTTCCCTGGCTGGGGGCGGGACGGGCCAAGGGTGAGGGCAGGGAAGGAGGTGGGCATGGCCGGCCAGCgctgacacacacacccctctgctCACCCCCCACTGCAGCCAGGTGGACAGATTGGTGGCGCTGTCCCGCATGCGCCAGAGCGGCGCCTTCCTCACCACCAGCGAGGGGCTTATTCTGCAGCTTGTGGGGGATGCCGCGCACCCGCAGTTCAAGGAGGTAAGGGCTTAGCATCTCCTCGCCACCCCACTTCCCACCTGGggaccactcccacccccaacctaAATCCCACGCCGCGCGCAGTCCCCGCTGCCGCCTCTAGGGGCTCTGCGAGCCGAGCCAGTGAGGTGCCGAGGGAGCCTGGCTGGCAGAGGCCCCGACCCCAATGTCATGGAGAAAGCCCACCTC
The sequence above is drawn from the Tenrec ecaudatus isolate mTenEca1 chromosome 18, mTenEca1.hap1, whole genome shotgun sequence genome and encodes:
- the ISOC2 gene encoding isochorismatase domain-containing protein 2, translated to MAVARAGLGRVLPSSSILFLCDMQEKFRHSIAYFPEIVSVAARMLKVARLLEVPVVLTEQYPQGLGPTVPELGANGIRPLPKTCFSMVPALRQELDARAQLRSVLLCGIEAQACILNTALDLLDRGLQVHVVVDACSSRSQVDRLVALSRMRQSGAFLTTSEGLILQLVGDAAHPQFKEIQKIIKEPAPDSGLLGLFQGQSPLLR